The genomic stretch TAAACCTGAGAACACTTGTCCATTAACATCAAGTTAACGTCAAAGTACTACTACTTCAAAAAGCTATTCACACATTACATTTGATTACAGTGATCTAACTATTAATGGATACAACTGCTCAAAATGAGAAGCAACTGTTGCATTACTCTTAATGAAGAGTTGTTACTATGGAGACAGAAACAGTATTCCCCGATTAGATTATGAACGTTTCAAGATACCGAGATTCATTGTCACCAGTTAGCATGGAGCAAGAACCAGTTAGACTACATTATGTATGGATGTAATACTTCATCATCAGTACTAACTGTAACGTACTACTGTGTATCAGACCCTGTATCTATGGTCCCGTGTACTACCTTTACTGTCATATACTACTGTGTATCAGACACTGTTTCTATGGTTCGGTGTACTACCTTTACTGTCATGTACTACTGTGTATCCGACACTGTTTCTATGGTCCTGTGTACTACCTTTACTGTAACGTACTACTGTGTATCAGACACTGTTTCTATGGTTCGGTGTACTACCTTTACTGTCATGTACTACTGTGTATCAGACCCTGTTTCTATGGTCCCGTGTACTACCTTTACTGTCATATACTACTGTGTATCAGACACTGTTTCTATGGTTCGGTGTACTACCTTTACTGTCATGTACTACTGTGTATCCGACACTGTTTCTATGGTCCTGTGTACTACCTTTACTGTAACGTACTACTGTGTATCAGACACTGTTTCTAGGGTTCTGTGTactacctttactgtaatgtactacTGTGTATCAGACACTGTATCTATGGTCCCGTGTACTACCTTTACTGTAACATACTACTGTGTATCAGACACTGTATCTATGGTCCCATGTACTACCTTTACTGTAACATACTACTGTGTATCAGACACTGTTTCTATGGTCCTGTGTACTACCTTTACTGTTACGTACTCCTGTGTATCAGACACTGTTTCTATGGTTCGGTGTACTACCTTTACTGTCATATACTACTGTGTATCCGACACTGTTTCTATGGTCCTGTGTACTACCTTTACTGTAACGTACTACTGTGTATCAGACACTNNNNNNNNNNNNNNNNNNNNNNNNNNNNNNNNNNNNNNNNNNNNNNNNNNNNNNNNNNNNNNNNNNNNNNNNNNNNNNNNNNNNNNNNNNNNNNNNNNNNTGTGTATCAGACACTGTTTCTATGGTCCTGTGTACTACCTTTACTGTTACGTACTCCTGTGTATCAGACACTGTATCTATGGTCCTGTGTACTACCTTTACTGTTACGTACTCCTGTGTATCAGACACTGTTTCTATGGTCCCGTGTACTACCTTTACTGTAACATACTATTGTGTATCAGACACTGTATCTATGGTCCCGTGTACTACCTTTACTGTAACATACTACTGTGTATCAGACACTGTTTCTATTGTCCCGTGTactacctttactgtaatgtactacTGTGTATCAGACACTGTTTCTAGGGTCCTGTGTACTACCTTTACTGTTACGTACTCCTGTGTATCAGACACTGTTTCTATGGTCCACATGACAGAGTGGATGAAGATGTAGAAGTACAATTATCACTTCTTTGCTTTGCTGTTTACAGTACAAGCACAATGAGGAACAGATATTTGATGTTTTActgtcttgtcttttcttttcaatttcttATCTAATTATTTAGCTTTGATTCAAACAAGCCAATGTCGTGATTGTAATCTATTGTTTTTCATCAATACATTTCAGATTTTGGATGTATTTTGATCTAGTACCATAACGTATCACCTGTTTTGTACTACAATATTTACTGATTGTACGAGACAATGACGCAGTGAAACTATGGGCTGCTTGTGAGAAGGGGGATCTGAAGTAACGTTTCAAAGGTATTTCACAAGAAATTAGTTTTCTGAACCAATGACTGTGCAAATGCAAGGTTTCTTTAAAgatatgaatgtaaaatgtaatgttttgaaCATTGGACATCCTGGGTTTCAAGTGATGACCGTTTTGAGTTTTGTgtctagagttttgaaaaatgatgAGAAGATTCTGAAGTTAGTAGCAAAGTGATTATTAAAAGAAACTGTAAGATGAtgagtgttttaatgtttgttgtGAGGATTAACTCGAGCAACAGACAAAGAGTTCTCACTCTCTCTAaaacactctctcacacacacacacacacacacacacacacacacacagttctacGATTGCATTCTGTGTGTAATTCAACTTTCTGACTGcttttattacaaaatgtgtgtaaattgtatAACTACatgtaaattagttttattatgAGGACTATTTTTGTTATGCGTAAATAGGTTTCATCTCACATCAATAGTACCAAAACAACAGTAATCGGCCATTCCACTGTGTACATTTAGCACAACTGTGTTTTTGAAAGCTTTTCTCTGGACTTTTAGATCATGTGAGACTCCAAATGGAAACCGGAAGCGCATCAGGGACTCTGGTAAATGGAAACGAGTTGCTTCTTTCTCTCTAATCCTCCATCATTAAACCTTCTCCTCCTCCGCTGCTCCCGGCTGGTTTTATTTACACCCTCAACCACTTGACCCGCCTCcgtcacgcacgcacacacacacacacacacacacacacacacacacacacacacacacacacacacacacacacacacacacacacatccacagacacGCGCGCCGTTAAAAAGGACGGAGGACACACTCTCTTAAAGTCTTCGCTCGTGTGTTTTGATGCTGTTGAATCAGCTCGTGCCGTGCCCGTGCAGCTCCGGGCTCCAGCTCCGTTTAACGGCATTCATGGACCCTCACCCTATGTATGCTCCTCGTTAACGGGCTGCAGAGGCTGAATCATCGCGAGACACGATCCTCCACCCCCACTGCGTAATGTCTTTTGGCACCAACACAAAAACGGGCTTCACCGTGCGGGACATCCTGGATCTCCCAGACCCCACAGGGAGATACGGCTCCGGGACCGAGGAGGACGACCCCGAGGAGGCCTCCGCGGAGGTTTCAGCCTCGGAACTCGGGCGGAAATTGGGATTTAGCGGCCGGAGTTTGTGCGGGTGCGACGGTGGAAGCTACGGCAAGTGGAGCCGCGGATCCGGTAACCTTCACTTCTCATGTGAGAACAcgtgtttttaattattatgtaAAAGTTAGTAAATGTATATCTTTTCatgcatattattattatagtcgCATTTCGGACTCTTAGCTGTTAAATCTGAACTCTTTGCTCATGCGTAATTATCCAATCAATAGCCTACACGTAGCTTTATTTTCTCTGCGTAAAATAGATAGGCATGtcttctttaaatatttagcaAGTCCATTGTCGGATTTTCtactaaaataataacaaattacATAAAACTGTCATTTGACTCCTTATTTCTATCCGGACAGCTCCACACATCTGCGCGTAACTGAAACgggtctctctgtctccccttgTTACATCTTTTATTATCAGATTATAtgtcttgtttattttatcACTAATTAAATCATCACTGCCTCGTTGTTCATGTTAACTGTTAAGCTCAGCCATATAGTTATTATTTGTTTCCGATGTTTACTTTTTCTCCTTATTAATCATTCAGACACATGTTGAACTTTTGAATAGAAGGTGTTTTGTGGATGAGTTGAACGCTTCAGGACatttctggggaaaaaaacagcaatctGAACTGGAAGGATGTTATTTATCCTACAAACAAACGTGTGAACTTTGACGTATGATGCAACGCAGAGGAATAAGTCCAGTCTTTCtgctgatttaaagaaataacaaaatagtGTTAATCCTGACAATGGGAGATGTAAAAGAAGGAGACAAAAGGACTCTCCAGTTACGCGCATGTGTGGAGCTGTCCGGACAGAAATTAGGAAATAAATGATCATCTTATGTAATttgttatcattttattttagtggtAAAACGGAAGATTAATTTGTTATATATAAAgttctttattttaaagcagctaAAAAGGCACAAGTAGGCTAAGTATAGACTGGTGATTGGCTAATTACGCACGAGCGTAATTGTAGTGTCAGATTCACACGTGTAGAGTGGTTGTGGGAGTTTTTTCTGAGTTGAAGTCTGTTTCAGAGTAATCAGATCACTTGTGCTGTCCCCATGCAGTACACGATATTTCCATGGAGTCCCGTTCCGATCCTAAATTCCCCGAGCTCTCCACGGATAAGTCCCCGGACGCGGAGCGGGACCCGGCAAGCGGCGCGGCGCAGAAGAGCCGCGGCAGGAAGCGGAGGGTGCTCTTCTCCAAGGCGCAGACCTTCGAGCTCGAGCGCCGCTTCCGGCAGCAGCGCTACCTGACCGCCCCGGAGAGAGAGCACCTGGCCGGGTTGATCCGCCTCACCCCGAACCAGGTGAAGATCTGGTTCCAGAACCACCGCTACAAGCTGAAGCGCGCGGAGCACAGTTTGGAGGCGCTGCAACAGCTGCTTCCGGCTCGCCGCCTCGCCATCCCGCTCCTGGTTCGCGATGGAAAGCCCTGTGAGCCAATCCCAGCGCAGGACCTGGAGGTGACGCTCAGGTCCGGCCTGGGCCTGCCTCTGTGCGCCTACTCCGCGCTGCTGCAGCCCGCATACGGCCCGGAGAGGCCCGGGCTGCCGCAGCAGCTGGCGCACATGTACCACTGGAGCTGGTGAGACTTTAACTGAGGGACTCCGATCCTAAAACACTAACAAGTCCAGATAATGAGCTCTGCTTTGGCCTGATAATAATTGCTTAAAATCGGAAAACAACCTCCCTTAAACGATTAATGCCACTGTTCGAAAAGTGACAAATTCGAGTCAGGATTTGTTTTCCCGGAAGAAAATAGTCTTTCCCAGAAAGAATGTCTGTCCTGAAacaaggaagaataaaacataaggacatttttaaattgaagaatttttaaaatcacaccGGGCTgtcgcagcagcagcagctggctCACATGCAGGCCTACCACTGGACCTGGGAAACATTTACTGAGGGACTTATTTCCAAAAACACTAGGAAGTCCACATTATAATCTCGGGTTTATGATTGTTTAAATTCGCAAGACAAAAATCCTTAAACACCCCTGGCAGCCACCACTAGAGCTGGTGAAACTTGAACTGATGGACTCAGATCCTAAAACGCTAAGAAGTCCACATAAATAAGAAATCCACATAAATGAGAAATCCACATAAATGAGAAGTCCACATAAATAAGAAATCCACATAAAAAGAAGTCCAAAAAATAAGAagtccaaataaaaaaagaagttccCCTAAAGAAGAAGTCCACATAAATAAGAAGTCCACCTAAATAAGAAGTTCACCTAAAGAAGAAGTCCACATAAATAAGAAGTCCACATAAATAAGAAGTTCACCTAAAGAAGAAGTCCACCTAAAGAAGAAGTCCACATAAATAAGAAGTCCACATAAATAAGAAGTCCACCTAAATAAGAAGTCCACATAAATAAGAAGTCCACATAAATAAGAAGTCCACATAAATAAGAAGTCCACCTAAAGAAGAAGTCCACATAAATAAGAAGTCCACCTAAATAAGAAGTCCACCTAAATAAGAAGTCCACATAAATAAGAAATccacctttttttgttgttgttgtttggccttaaatatttcaattagTCTAAAGTTTTGcatgattcagaaaatgtgtcgATTCGATTCCTTAtcgatttttaggctcaagattcgaTTTAAAAAcgattctcaattaaaaaaaacgacACAGTATGTAAACATAGTTACTGTTCCCGTGTGATAGTATaacacacaattacaaaacaaaataaaaaacatatattaattgatttttggaattctatgaattgatGTAGAATCTGTAGAGAGTGAATCGCGATACGAATGTGAATTGATTTATTCTGCAGAGTTCAACAAAACAGGCGGTCTTAAAGGTCTTAAAGGTCTTAAA from Etheostoma cragini isolate CJK2018 chromosome 18, CSU_Ecrag_1.0, whole genome shotgun sequence encodes the following:
- the nkx2.2b gene encoding NK2 homeobox 2b is translated as MSFGTNTKTGFTVRDILDLPDPTGRYGSGTEEDDPEEASAEVSASELGRKLGFSGRSLCGCDGGSYGKWSRGSGNLHFSLHDISMESRSDPKFPELSTDKSPDAERDPASGAAQKSRGRKRRVLFSKAQTFELERRFRQQRYLTAPEREHLAGLIRLTPNQVKIWFQNHRYKLKRAEHSLEALQQLLPARRLAIPLLVRDGKPCEPIPAQDLEVTLRSGLGLPLCAYSALLQPAYGPERPGLPQQLAHMYHWSW